ACTTCTCCAACAACAGCAAACAAAAGCGATCGCACTGTTTATGAAGTCACAATTGCACCAGAAAGTATGGCTTTAAAGCAAGGATTAAATCAGTGCTTTATCCAATCAGGAATGGAAGGAAAAGTTGAGATTATTTCTGGACAAGAAACAATTCTGCAATCTCTGTTAAGAAAAGCGAGATTACAGACAGATTTATAGTTATGGTTGAAAATCTATTGAGCTTGGTGGAAAAACTCAGACCTTTGGGGGCGTAGTTTTCTAAGGTAGTGATTTGCGGGATGAATATAGAAGAAATACGATCGCTCGGCCCTTTGCAAGTCGTCGGTAGGAAAGCGATCGCAGGTGCGTTGTTAGGGGGAATTTTAGGGACTACCGCTACTATCTGGGCTTATTTTCTCCAGGTCGATTTGAAGTAGCGATCGCTGTTGGTGCGAGTTTAATAGCTATTTCGCTTTTTGCTCCTGCCTTAATGTCAGCACCATTTATCACTACAACCGTTGACGTACTTGGAGTTTTAATTTACTTCAACTTGGCACGGGTAATTTTAAGGTTGTAAAATGTTGACTGTTGACTGTTGACTAATGACTAATAACCAATGACATTTACAATTCTGTAGCCGTATCAGGAGCAACAATTTCACCAGTTCCCAATTCCAGTATCATGTCTTGGTCGGTGATTAATTCGTTCAATTCTTTAACTTGTAAATTCATTTCCTCACACGCTTTTCTTAGTTCTCGTGCGAATTTATTTAAGTCATCGCCATAGCCACATTGATAAGCCGCAGTTTCTATTCCCTGTTTGGCATTTGCCCTCGCACAATCTACTAATTCTGTGCCATGTAATGGTTTTAGGGATGCCATAAGCCGTTTTTTTTCTTAAATGTTCTTTATTATATATAGCAATTGTTCAGTATTAGATCATCTCTCTGTTGGCAGACAAAAAAGGGGAGTTAGGAGAGGGAAAGAGGTTTTTTACTGAAAAATCAGCAAATTTTAACAACTTTCCCTTCCCCTTCATTTTTAAGCGTTAACGACTTCACCACCGTTAGGATGTAAAACTTGACCAGACATATAAGAGGAGTCATCAGAAGCTAAAAATACATAGCTTGGCGCTACTTCTTCTGGTTGTCCTGCTCGTTGCATTGGTACTTGTTTACCAAAGCTTTCTACTTTTTCTTCAGGGAATGTAGAGGGAATTAAAGGTGTCCAAATAGGACCGGGTGCAACAGCATTAACTCTAATGCCCTTGCTAACTAAATTTTGTGATAAGGAACGGGTGAAAGCAACAATTGCCCCTTTTGTTGCAGAGTAATCGAGCAATTGAGGACTGCCTTTATAGGCTGTAACTGATGTAGTATTTATAATTGCACTACCTTGTTTTAAGTGTTTGAGTGCAGCTTTGGTTAAATAAAACATCGAAAAAATGTTAGTGCGGAATGTCCGTTCTAACTGTTCAGCCGTAATATCTTCGATACTTTCTTGGGGATGTTGTTCAGCCGCATTATTGATGAGAATATCCAATTTCCCAAACTCATTGACAGTTTGTTGGATAGCACGCTGACAAAAAGCTTCATCTGTGATGTCTCCAGCGATCGCTACAGCACGCCGTCCATATTCTTCTACTGAATGTTTAGTTTCTTCTGCATCGCCGTGTTCGCTGAGATAAACAAACGCTACATCTGCACCTTCTTTGGCAAATGCGATCGCCACAGCACGACCAATTCCACTATCACCACCAGTAATTAAAGCAACTTTATCTTTTAATTTACCGCTACCCTGATATTTCTCATCATCAGCTTTGGGTTTTGGCTGCATTTTCGATTCTGTACCAGGTGGCTGTTGTTTCTGTGGTGGTTGTAATGTTTGATTCTCTGGCATATCTTTTTCTCGGTAATATTTTAGCAATTTATTATTAGAGATTAAAAAATTAATTGACTTTTTTAATCCCCACAATTAGACCTTGGATCGACAACCAACCCAAGGTCTAATTGTGCTTTTGCTCTCACTTGCAAATAGCAAGTTTACGCATTTTCACCCCGGATATTAGCCAAACATATTCACTGCTGGCTATTTTATGTAACTAACAATATTGCTCCTCACACCCAACACACAAGGATTAATTCGACTACGGAAAACAAGTACACAACTCTCTTTTGATGTAGGATTGCTCCTATTCATCTGCCTTAAAATTAACTATTATGTAATTAATATTTATCGGTCTTTAGGGGGAAACCAAACTAAGTTATTATCAATCCACAGGGTGAAAAAATTAGAAATATTATGACAACTCGCACTCTGGGCATCCCAGAAAACTTATATGACTATTTACTATCCATTTCTTTACGGGAACCAGAGATATTAACTCAATTACGCCACCAAACAGCCCAGCACCCTGTAGGAAGAATGCAGATAGCGCCAGAACAAGGACAATTTATGGCGTTGTTGGTGCAGTTAATTGGGGCAAAGAAAACCTTAGAAGTGGGAGTATTTACAGGCTAC
Above is a genomic segment from Nostoc sp. MS1 containing:
- a CDS encoding SDR family oxidoreductase, coding for MPENQTLQPPQKQQPPGTESKMQPKPKADDEKYQGSGKLKDKVALITGGDSGIGRAVAIAFAKEGADVAFVYLSEHGDAEETKHSVEEYGRRAVAIAGDITDEAFCQRAIQQTVNEFGKLDILINNAAEQHPQESIEDITAEQLERTFRTNIFSMFYLTKAALKHLKQGSAIINTTSVTAYKGSPQLLDYSATKGAIVAFTRSLSQNLVSKGIRVNAVAPGPIWTPLIPSTFPEEKVESFGKQVPMQRAGQPEEVAPSYVFLASDDSSYMSGQVLHPNGGEVVNA